Proteins encoded by one window of Sphaerodactylus townsendi isolate TG3544 linkage group LG02, MPM_Stown_v2.3, whole genome shotgun sequence:
- the LOC125427125 gene encoding cholesterol 24-hydroxylase isoform X2 has protein sequence MCIFFFYGHLPIIWRMFKQKEFIHDVFLRWAEEYGPIVRLNVFHRITLLVLSPEGVKEFLMLPQYPKDRLVYSRLYNMFGVRFLGNGLITDRDYNHWHKQRKIMDPAFTRSYLIDLMGIFNDKAEELMQVLEEKADGETEVDMMNLLRQLTLDIIAKVAFGLELNSLNNDQVPFAHAMSLIGVGMAAGRKPLFKYMPGNRKVVKEIQDHLRLLRRVGKESIEQRRKAIQNGEETPVDILTQILKSAAQEEDCDEESMLDNFVSFFFAGHDTTASLLSFSIMELGRQPEILTKLQAEVDEVVGVKRDVSYEALGNLQYLSQVLKEVLRLYPPVPGTVRWTGKEAVIEGVKIPAKTSLVFSTFIMGRLEKFFKDPLIFNPDRFGKDQSKPYYSYFPFSLGPRSCIGQIFAQMEAKVVMTKFLQRFEFQLVPPQSFKILDTGTFRPLDGLVCRLTRRNSLTFKED, from the exons CTTTTTCTATGGACATCTGCCTATTATTTGGAGAATGTTTAAACAAAAAGAATTCATTCATGATGTCTTTCTACGCTG gGCTGAAGAATATGGACCAATTGTGCGTTTAAATGTCTTCCACAGGATCACGCTGCTGGTATTAAGTCCTGAAGGAGTAAAG GAGTTTCTGATGTTACCACAATACCCAAAGGACCGACTTGTGTACAGTCGTCTTTATAATATGTTTGGTGTAAG atttttagggAATGGCTTGATAACAGATCGTGACTATAACCACTGGCACAAGCAAAGGAAAATTATGGATCCAGCCTTCACCCGAAG TTACCTGATTGACTTGATGGGAATCTTCAATGACAAAGCGGAAGAGCTCATGCAGGTGTTGGAGGAGAAAGCTGATGGAGAGACAGAAGTTGATATGATGAACCTGCTGAGGCAGTTGACTTTGGACATCATTGCAAAG GTGGCTTTTGGCTTAGAACTGAACTCTCTGAACAATGACCAGGTACCTTTCGCACATGCTATGTCTCTGATCGGGGTAGGAATGGCTGCGGGTCGCAAACCTTTATTCAAG TACATGCCAGGGAACCGGAAAGTGGTGAAAGAGATTCAAGATCATTTGAGGCTGTTGCGTCGTGTTGGGAAGGAGAGTATCGAGCAGAGGCGCAAGGCCATCCAGAATGGAGAGGAAACCCCCGTGGATATTCTCACTCAGATATTGAAGAGCGCAG CGCAGGAGGAGGACTGCGATGAAGAAAGCATGCTGGACAACTTCGTCTCCTTCTTCTTTGCAG GTCATGATACCACTGCAAGTCTGTTGTCCTTCTCAATCATGGAACTGGGACGGCAACCAGAAATACTGACAAA ACTTCAGGCCGAAGTGGATGAAGTTGTTGGTGTAAAGAGAGATGTTAGCTATGAAGCTTTGGGGAACCTCCAGTATTTATCACAG GTGCTGAAAGAAGTCTTGCGATTGTACCCACCAGTTCCAGGCACTGTACGCTGGACGGGAAAGGAAGCCGTGATAGAGGGGGTCAAAATTCCAGCAAAAACCAGTTTGGTT TTCAGCACATTCATCATGGGGCGCTTGGAAAAGTTTTTCAAGGACCCCCTGATTTTCAATCCTGATCGATTTGGCAAAGATCAATCCAA GCCCTACTATTCCTATTTCCCATTTTCCTTGGGGCCTCGTTCCTGCATTGGGCAGATATTTGCACAG ATGGAGGCTAAAGTGGTGATGACCAAATTTCTTCAGAGGTTTGAATTCCAGCTGGTTCCACCGCAGAGCTTTAAAATTTTGGACACCGGAACCTTCAGGCCGTTGGACGGCCTAGTCTGCAGGCTGACGCGACGCAACTCTCTGACCTTTAAAGAAGACTAA
- the LOC125427125 gene encoding cholesterol 24-hydroxylase isoform X1, with protein sequence MEALEATWAFLRLLLALALLAFGLYCCYIQYIHVKYDYIPGAPRASFFYGHLPIIWRMFKQKEFIHDVFLRWAEEYGPIVRLNVFHRITLLVLSPEGVKEFLMLPQYPKDRLVYSRLYNMFGVRFLGNGLITDRDYNHWHKQRKIMDPAFTRSYLIDLMGIFNDKAEELMQVLEEKADGETEVDMMNLLRQLTLDIIAKVAFGLELNSLNNDQVPFAHAMSLIGVGMAAGRKPLFKYMPGNRKVVKEIQDHLRLLRRVGKESIEQRRKAIQNGEETPVDILTQILKSAAQEEDCDEESMLDNFVSFFFAGHDTTASLLSFSIMELGRQPEILTKLQAEVDEVVGVKRDVSYEALGNLQYLSQVLKEVLRLYPPVPGTVRWTGKEAVIEGVKIPAKTSLVFSTFIMGRLEKFFKDPLIFNPDRFGKDQSKPYYSYFPFSLGPRSCIGQIFAQMEAKVVMTKFLQRFEFQLVPPQSFKILDTGTFRPLDGLVCRLTRRNSLTFKED encoded by the exons CTTTTTCTATGGACATCTGCCTATTATTTGGAGAATGTTTAAACAAAAAGAATTCATTCATGATGTCTTTCTACGCTG gGCTGAAGAATATGGACCAATTGTGCGTTTAAATGTCTTCCACAGGATCACGCTGCTGGTATTAAGTCCTGAAGGAGTAAAG GAGTTTCTGATGTTACCACAATACCCAAAGGACCGACTTGTGTACAGTCGTCTTTATAATATGTTTGGTGTAAG atttttagggAATGGCTTGATAACAGATCGTGACTATAACCACTGGCACAAGCAAAGGAAAATTATGGATCCAGCCTTCACCCGAAG TTACCTGATTGACTTGATGGGAATCTTCAATGACAAAGCGGAAGAGCTCATGCAGGTGTTGGAGGAGAAAGCTGATGGAGAGACAGAAGTTGATATGATGAACCTGCTGAGGCAGTTGACTTTGGACATCATTGCAAAG GTGGCTTTTGGCTTAGAACTGAACTCTCTGAACAATGACCAGGTACCTTTCGCACATGCTATGTCTCTGATCGGGGTAGGAATGGCTGCGGGTCGCAAACCTTTATTCAAG TACATGCCAGGGAACCGGAAAGTGGTGAAAGAGATTCAAGATCATTTGAGGCTGTTGCGTCGTGTTGGGAAGGAGAGTATCGAGCAGAGGCGCAAGGCCATCCAGAATGGAGAGGAAACCCCCGTGGATATTCTCACTCAGATATTGAAGAGCGCAG CGCAGGAGGAGGACTGCGATGAAGAAAGCATGCTGGACAACTTCGTCTCCTTCTTCTTTGCAG GTCATGATACCACTGCAAGTCTGTTGTCCTTCTCAATCATGGAACTGGGACGGCAACCAGAAATACTGACAAA ACTTCAGGCCGAAGTGGATGAAGTTGTTGGTGTAAAGAGAGATGTTAGCTATGAAGCTTTGGGGAACCTCCAGTATTTATCACAG GTGCTGAAAGAAGTCTTGCGATTGTACCCACCAGTTCCAGGCACTGTACGCTGGACGGGAAAGGAAGCCGTGATAGAGGGGGTCAAAATTCCAGCAAAAACCAGTTTGGTT TTCAGCACATTCATCATGGGGCGCTTGGAAAAGTTTTTCAAGGACCCCCTGATTTTCAATCCTGATCGATTTGGCAAAGATCAATCCAA GCCCTACTATTCCTATTTCCCATTTTCCTTGGGGCCTCGTTCCTGCATTGGGCAGATATTTGCACAG ATGGAGGCTAAAGTGGTGATGACCAAATTTCTTCAGAGGTTTGAATTCCAGCTGGTTCCACCGCAGAGCTTTAAAATTTTGGACACCGGAACCTTCAGGCCGTTGGACGGCCTAGTCTGCAGGCTGACGCGACGCAACTCTCTGACCTTTAAAGAAGACTAA